A region of the Bacillus sp. NP247 genome:
GCTTGACACTCTACCAATAAATCTGGAATTTGATGAATAACGATTTCTAAACTTGCTAAACCTTCTTCTAAACTAATAACAATTTCTCTCGCTTTTAAATAATCACCATTATCTGTTGCCTCTTCAAAAGTTTTGAACTTCTCGGATTCAACATCTAACATCTCTTCAATTTTTTGCTCAGCTGCTCCATACATGTGTCGATGAGCAAGAACGCTCTTTTTCATACTACGATATGTATCACGTAACCCTTCAATTTCCGAGCTATTTTTCTCATGGCTTTCTAACAGTTGCTGTAATTCATTTAAAATGTCTGTAATACGATTATCAGCGTCATCTAAACCACCTATGGATTCTTTCATCGCATGCTTTGCTTTGCGGAAGGAGAATTGCGAGGCGAATTTTCGCGCTTGCCCTAAATCTTTTTCAGCTTTCGGGAGAGTTGTTGATACAATTTCATCCCACTCTTCACGCCATTTACCAAACAGTTCTTCTGTTTGACCTGTCATATTTAAATCTTTTACCCGCTTTAGTTCATCTGCCACAGGTTTATCTTTTATCTCTTGTTTCCACTGCTCGAGTGCTTCAATATCTTTATATGAACGATTTCTTATCACAAGCTCTATCATGAGCAGCACTAGAATAGAGCTTACTACAATGATAACGATCGTCAGGATAGAATCCATGCAAAAAAGCCTCCTAGTTATATCTCTTTTTTTGTCCGTTCCGTTTATGAATTGGAAGGCATTATGTATAAAAAGGGAATCCCCCTATATTTAACAACTAACAATGTTCTAATCATACCATGTAATGGCGTGTTTTTGACCTAGTTTTTTTTAAAATTTCATGTTTCTTTAAATGTAAATGTAATATTTCTTAATATTCCACCTATTCTATTCTCCATCCTCAAATGAATGCAATAAAGTGAATGCTTTTACGGGCAGTTAATGCATGATAAAGAGCTCTCTTTCATATGAGAGACGAAATAAATCTTTCGCATTAGTGGTGGTTCTACAGAAATCGCACGCAGGTTACCTTGCATTACGGCTTGCTGTACAGCGGTTTCCGGAAGCAATGTTATACCAAGTCCAGCTCCTACCATTGCAATCATCGGTTCTGCATAAGATGTTTCAACTGCAATTATTGGTTTCACGCCCATACATTGAAACACATTCATGATCATTTTCCTTACATCACATATTTCTGGGTATACAATTAGCTTTTCATTTTGCAACTCTTCCATTTGGATTACCCTTTTCGCTCTATACGGATGATCATTCGAAACAGCACAAACAATTTTTTCTTCCCGCATTTCTTTTATATATGTAGCGCCTTCTACTACTGAATCGATGAACATAGCTTCAATTTTCCGCTCTTTAAATAACTCCATTAATACTTTCGTATGCTCAATTTGCCATTCTATTTCATATGTACCCTCTAATAAATCTTTACACTTTGATATGTAATGAGCCGCTAAACTCGGTAATATACCTATTGAAATTTTCCGCTTCTCTTGATATTCCTTCATTTCCGTTTTCACTGCATTTATTTGCTCCAAAATCGGTAACATTCTTTTTATAAATAACTCTCCAGCTTTTGTTAATTCTACCCCTTGAGCGGAACGTTTTAATAAAGTAACCTCTAAGTCAGCTTCTAATCTTTGAATTTGTTTACTAAGCGCTGGTTGTGAAATATGTAAAAGCTTACTCGCCTTTGATAAACTTCGCGTATGCTTTACTTCAATAAACGATCGTACTGCCTCCAAATCCATCATACACACCTCTAACAAAAAGTTATAACTGCCATAAAAAATCGATATTTCCTTCTACAAAGAATTACTCTTTATACTTATTTCATCAACTTACTATAACGAAATAGAAAGGAGAATGAAACTCTTGGAAAAAAAACAAATGCTACTCGGATCCCTTCTATGCTTACTTGCTGTAACAGCTTGGGGATTTATGTTTCCTGTAATGGCAAATGCCTTACAATTTATCGATCCGTTCTTCTTCACAACTATCCGATACGGATCAGCAGCTATTATTTTTCTTATTCTGCTCTTAATTATCGAAGGGAAAAATTCTCTCCACTTAGAAAAAAGAACACTTTCTTTATTCTTTTACGGAACATTCGGTTTCGCTGGGTATGGATTTCTCATTTTTTACGGACAACAACTTGCTGGGCCTTCCGGAGCGATTCATGCGGCTATGATTCAGTCTCTTATGCCAATTATTGCTCTATTATTACAATGGATAACAAAAAATCACCGTCCAGGGTACTACACATTTCTCTGTATGTTCGTTGCATTACTCGGTGTTATGCTTGTCATTTCAAAAGGAAATATTGACTTATTATTCGGAGCTGCCAGTCACGTATCAACGAATATATTTATGTTATGCGGCGTTACTTGCTGGGTAATTTACACGAACGGCGGTGCTAATTTCAAGTCTTGGTCACCACTTAGGTACACAACATTAACTTGTTTATTCGGTTCTATTTCACTCATTATAATCGTTACTGCATTAACAATCGCAAATATAATTTCTGTACCGTCACTACATACAGTTATGAGCGTTCGTTTTGAACTCTTTTATATGTCGATTGTTGCGGGGGTTATCGCTGTATTTTGCTGGAACACGGGAAATCGATATATTTCATCTATTAATGGCATATTATTTATGAATTTAGTTCCTGTACTTGCACTTATCGGTTCTATGTTTCAAGGTTATACTGTCGATAACATAGAAATTGCCGGCGCCTCATTAACAATTATTGCGCTAGTATGCAACAATTTATGGCAAAGAAAACAACATATAAAAATCCCCACCTCAGTTCGTTAGGTGGGGATTTTTCACATATGAACAGCTCTTGGCAGTTCATAATACATACTCGCTTTATATAATGTTCGTTCCATCCATTGCTCAATTTCCTTCGTATACATTTCTAAGAAAAACGTCTCAGACGGAAATGAGTGTAGCACCTCTGATATATATTGTGGATATAAAAACGGCATATTTATCATGCCTTTTAATTGCGTCATAAACATTGTAAAAGATACCTTTTTAAATTCTTGCTTCATTTGTCCTTGTTTAATGATTTGCTCTATATAATATCTTTCTCTAGAAAAATAAACGGTCATCACTTCACGAATTAATGTCGTATCAAGCGAAAGCTCTCTATAAAAAAAACGTGTCAGTTCTCTATTATCAAATTGATATCGTAAAATCCCACGCACCATTTGCACCATCACATCTTTAGCCGACAAATACTCTCTCTGTTCAAAGGATGTTTCAATCACATGAATATATCCTTCTAAAAAATCAGTAATAAGCTGCTCTAATAGGCCTTGCTTTCCAGCAAAATAGTATGAAATATTCGCTACATTCACATCCGCTCGCTTTGCAATGTCTCGCACTGATGTCCCATCATACCCTTTCGTATTAAACAACGATATTGCCGCATCAATTACTTTTTGTTTCGTCTGCTTCATGCGCTCACTTCCTCTCACTGAACAGCTATAGTTTAAATTTCTTGACTTTTAAGACAAATTCCTTTAATTTTCTATCGACAAAGTCATGTGAAATACATCGTATTTTGCTAATATTTTACACATCTCGATAAAAAGGGAGTTGTTTCCATGTTTACAAAAGAAAGTTATGCAGGATCTCGTGAAAAACAGTATGAGACGGTAATTAAACAACTGGATGCATTATTAACTGGCGAATTAAACGTAGTCGCAAATTTATCAAATGCGTCCGCATTATTAAACCAATTTTTAGATCGCGTTAATTGGGTTGGCTTTTATGTAACAGAAGGAAATCAGCTTGTTCTTGGGCCATTCCAAGGAATGCCAGCCTGCGTGCGCATTCCATTCGGACGCGGCGTTTGCGGCGTAGCAGCTGAAACGAAAACAACGCAACTTGTAGCAGATGTTCACCAATTTCCAGGACATATCGCTTGCGATAGTGCCTCTAATTCTGAAATCGTTGTACCGATTATGAAAGAAGGAAATATCATTGGTGTACTTGATATTGATAGCCCTGAAAAAAATCGTTTCGATGAAGTAGATCAGTACTATTTAGAAAAGTTTGTGGAAACACTCCTAAAACATATTTAAAAAGAAAAGAGTGAGTTATCGATTGCGTACATCACGTACGAAACCGATAGCTCACTCTTTTTTATTGATTACTAACAGTAGATATTTTCTTTAACGCTTGCTCTAAATCAAAAACGATATCTTCCCACGATTCTAAACCGACAGATAAGCGTATTAAATTATCGAAAATACCCATTTCTTTTCTTAGTTCTGCCGGAATCGCAGCGTGCGTCATCGTTGCCGGATGCTGGATTAACGTTTCTGTATCACCTAAACTTACCGCAATCGTAATAAAATGAAGGTCATTTATAAAAGCTTGCGTTTCTTCTTTTCCACCTTTAATCGAAAAAGAAATAACGCCCCCGCCTCGTTTCATTTGCCGAGATGCTATATCACCCTCTGGATACCAAACACCTTCTACCGCTTCATGATTTTTCAGAAACGATACAATTTTTTCCGCATTATCACAATGACGATCCATTCTTACCGCTAATGTTTTTAATCCGCGTAACAATAACCACGCGTCAAACGGCGCCATAATACCACCGATATCTTTTCGCATCGGACGGATTTTTTCAGCTAGCGCTTTCGTTTTACAAATCGTTACACCGGCTACAACATCACCGTGACCACCAATATATTTTGTCGCACTATGAACAACAGCGTCACAGCCAAGTTCAAGTGGTCTTTGTAAATAAGGTGAACAAAACGTATTATCAACAATTACAAGTAAGCCATTTCGCTTCGCAACCCGAATAACTTGTTTTAAATCAATTAATTTCATTGTTGGATTAATCGGTGTTTCAACGAAAATAAGCTTTGTATTTGGGTGGATTTTATTTTCAATATCAGCCTCTGTTTCCATATCACAAAACGAATGCGTAATCATAAATTTCTCTTCTAACACTTCTAAAAAGCCGTACGTACACCCATATAATCCATTTGAACAAATAATATGATCTCCAGCCTTTAGAAAGCCAATTAAAGTTGCTGAAATAGCCGCCATGCCAGATCCGAAGGCAAGCGCTTCTTCTCCTCCTTCTAACACCGCCATACGTTCTTCAAATAATTTTACAGTTGGATTTCCAAGTCTTGAGTACATATAAGATGGATCCACTCCTGCAAAACTTGCCTCTCCTTGCTGCGCAGTCTCAAATGTAAACGTAGAGGTTTGAAATAAAGGTGGTGTTAAACTTCCTTTATGTTCCTCAGATGTATAACCGTGATGAATTAACGCTGTCTCCATATGCTTCTTTTTCATAAAAACATCCCCTTTATGTTTTTATCCCGCATATTCACCAGTAAAAAACTGATGAACGTTTTTACTACATTTTATGTAAGCGTTTTATTTATGTTTCTATCTCTTCTTTTATATTGTTTTAAATTCCTTCTTGTTAATTTCCAAAATTTATATGCATAAAACAAAAAGGGAGTCACTTGACGAAACTCTGGGTAAAAGATATAATAGCGTTTGTGTAAAATAAAAAGGCAGCCTTGTAATGTGAGTTTATCGTTTGTATTTTGTTCCTCTGCGGAGGTGTATCTCGTAACTCCCTGCTGCTGGAGCGAAGGTACATGAAAACAAAATACCCGTAAATATCGATTACGTCTGTTTTTATTTTACGAAAATAAAAACATTTTTAAAGGAGGAGTCAACTATGGCTCGTTATACAGGTCCAGCATGGAAACTGTCTCGTCGTCTTGGAATCTCTCTAAGCGGCACAGGAAAAGAATTAGAAAAACGCCCTTACGCACCAGGTCCTCACGGTCCTAACCAACGTAAGAAACTTTCAGAATACGGTTTACAATTACAAGAGAAACAAAAACTTCGTCACATGTACGGCATGACTGAGCGTCAATTCCGTCGCACATTTGACCAAGCAGGTAAAATGCCTGGTAAGCACGGCGAAAACTTCATGATCCTTCTTGAAGCTCGTCTTGACAACCTAGTTTACCGCATGGGCTTAGCTCGCACTCGTCGCGCAGCTCGCCAATTAGTAAACCACGGTCACATCATGGTTGATGGAGCTCGCGTAGACATCCCATCTTACCGTGTAAAACCTAACCAAACTATCAGCGTTCGCGAAAAATCTAACAGCCTTGTTGTTGTTAAAGAAGCGATCGAAGTTAACAACTTCGTACCAGAATACTTAACTTTCGATGCTGATAAGTTAGAAGCTACTTACACTCGTCACGCTGAGCGTTCTGAGTTAGCAGCTGAAATCAACGAAGCATTAATCGTAGAGTTCTACTCTCGTTAATGACAAAAAGCCAATCCTCTGGATTGGCTTTTTTCAATTCCCACCATTATTTTTTATATCCCAAGTAATATAAAAATTCCAATACTCCACACCCTCACCTAAAATAAATATTTTTTATTTAATCAAATTCAAACAAAAAGAATAACCTTCTTATTTTCATACAGAACTTCTGTTATATTATGAATTCGGAAAATTTTACAACGATAGAAAAAGCCAATCCCCTGGATTGGCTTTTTACATTTATATTTAAAATAAAATTATTTATTTTCCTCTTTTTGAACATATACATAAGCATCTTTCTGCTCTTTATGTACATCAACCTTCGAATGCTCTGCAAGCTGACCTGCATTTAGCAAAGAAAAAATAATGAGCGCTTCTAGTGACATTTTGTTTTACCACTCCTTTCTATTTGTTATACGTTTATCATACCGCTTACATGTGATTTCCGTATGAACTCGAAAAGGAGATTAAAACAAAAAAGTTACAGAACTGCTAACTGTATTTTATTGCTGAAATGGTTTATTAAAGTAAATTCTTACGATATAATACCAGAAAATGGAGGTGCGATTCATTTTGACAATAAACCAAATGGTTCAGTTAGGTAGTGCATTTATGTTATTTATTACTTCCGCGCTTATGAGTTGGTATCAAGGGAGTAATTTAATAGATAGCCCTGATGAATGGAAATATAGCGCGAAGTTTACGAATTATTTTAAAGGGCCCGTTTCACATTATGACGATATTTATCAAATTGATTTCTTTATATATGCGGCAAAATTTTATCCCGTAGCATTTGTCGTTATGCTAATTAGCTTACTTTATATGCTAATATTAATTCTTCATATTCTATTTAAAAGAAATCATGAGGCAATCTAAATTCATACATAAAAAACCCCGAATCATAGACTTTTCAGCCTACAATTCGGGGTACTATTTGTTTTACATTCGTTTCTGATTAGTAGCGAATTAAGAAATATTTCTTTTTACCGCGGCGAATGATTGTAAATTTACCTTCGATGCGGTCGTTTTCTGTTACAACGTAGTCTAACGCTTGTGTACGCTCACCGTTTACGTAGATTGCACCGTTTGTTACATCTTCACGTGCTTGACGTTTTGATGGAGAGATTTTGCTTTCTACAAGTAAGTCGATTAATACTGTATCTTCTGCAGTACGTTCTACAGATGGTACGTCTTTGAATCCTTGCTCGATTTCGCTTGCAGTAAGTTCTGCTACAGAACCACTGAATAATGCAGCTGAAATTTTAATTGCTTGCTCTAACGCTTCTTCGCCGTGAACAAGTTTTGTCATTTCAGATCCTAATGCTTTTTGTGCTGCACGTTTTTCTGGTGCTTCCGTTACTTGCTTCTCAAGCTCAAGAATTTCTTCATGAGATAAGAATGTGAAGTATTTTAAGTATTTAACTACATCGCGGTCATCTGTATTGATCCAGAATTGGTAGAACTCATAAGGAGTTGTTTTCTCTGGGTCTAACCAAATTGCGCCGCCTTCTGTTTTACCAAACTTCGTACCGTCAGATTTTGTAACAAGCGGAATTGTTAAACCGAATGCTTTCGCATCTTCTTCTGATTTACGGATTAATTCAAGACCAGCTGTAATGTTACCCCATTGGTCACTACCACCGATTTGAAGACGACAATTATGTTGTTGGTATAAGTTCAAGAAGTCGTATGATTGTAAAATCATGTAACTGAACTCAGTAAATGAAATTCCAGTTTCTAAACGAGATGCTACTGTATCTTTTGCTAACATATAGTTTAAACCGAAGTTTTTACCGATATCGCGTAAGAATGAAATTACATCTAAGTTACCAAGCCAATCATAGTTATTAGCCATTGTTGCTGGGTTTTCCACGTTTTCAAACTCTAAGAAGTTTGAAAGTTGGTTTTTAATGCTTTCTGTGTAGTAAGCAACTGTATCTTTCGTATTTAATGTACGCTCTGCTTTTTTACCACTTGGATCACCGATCATACCAGTACCACCGCCAACAAGTGCGATTGGTTGGTGACCAGCTAATTGGAAACGACGTAACATTAATACTGGTAACATATGACCGATGTGTAAGCTATCTGCTGTCGGATCAAAACCACAATATAATTTAACGCTTTCTTTTTCTAATAATTGCTCTAATCCCTCAGCATCTGTTTGCTGATTAATTAGACCGCGAAATTCAAGATCTTGTAAAATACCCATATCCTACATACTCTCCTTTAAGTTCATTACTGGCGTGAAGGTTGAAAACATAAAAAAATCGCCCCTTGAAATAAGGGACGATTTTGATTATCGCGTTACCACCCTAGTTGCAGGCAAAAAAAAGCCTACCACCTTATTTACATAACGGCTTAGCACCGTCTTTTCCCTTTTGAATACAATTCAATCGAAAAAAGATGCTCTAGGGGCGTAATTCGCGATCATCTATGTGCTGATTTTCACCGGCCATCAGCTCTCTAAAACAGGGAAATGATCACTACTTCTCCCTTTCCACGCTCAATTATTCATATACTTTTCTTTATACCATCATTTATATAGGCGTGTCAAATAAGGGCCGGATTTCTCTCCTTGCCAATCCTTTACAACGTCGCAAAGAGTATCGTAATAAGAGAAAGAATTGGAACACCGACTAATAGTGAAA
Encoded here:
- the tyrS gene encoding tyrosine--tRNA ligase: MGILQDLEFRGLINQQTDAEGLEQLLEKESVKLYCGFDPTADSLHIGHMLPVLMLRRFQLAGHQPIALVGGGTGMIGDPSGKKAERTLNTKDTVAYYTESIKNQLSNFLEFENVENPATMANNYDWLGNLDVISFLRDIGKNFGLNYMLAKDTVASRLETGISFTEFSYMILQSYDFLNLYQQHNCRLQIGGSDQWGNITAGLELIRKSEEDAKAFGLTIPLVTKSDGTKFGKTEGGAIWLDPEKTTPYEFYQFWINTDDRDVVKYLKYFTFLSHEEILELEKQVTEAPEKRAAQKALGSEMTKLVHGEEALEQAIKISAALFSGSVAELTASEIEQGFKDVPSVERTAEDTVLIDLLVESKISPSKRQAREDVTNGAIYVNGERTQALDYVVTENDRIEGKFTIIRRGKKKYFLIRY
- a CDS encoding LysR family transcriptional regulator, yielding MMDLEAVRSFIEVKHTRSLSKASKLLHISQPALSKQIQRLEADLEVTLLKRSAQGVELTKAGELFIKRMLPILEQINAVKTEMKEYQEKRKISIGILPSLAAHYISKCKDLLEGTYEIEWQIEHTKVLMELFKERKIEAMFIDSVVEGATYIKEMREEKIVCAVSNDHPYRAKRVIQMEELQNEKLIVYPEICDVRKMIMNVFQCMGVKPIIAVETSYAEPMIAMVGAGLGITLLPETAVQQAVMQGNLRAISVEPPLMRKIYFVSHMKESSLSCINCP
- a CDS encoding DMT family transporter; translated protein: MEKKQMLLGSLLCLLAVTAWGFMFPVMANALQFIDPFFFTTIRYGSAAIIFLILLLIIEGKNSLHLEKRTLSLFFYGTFGFAGYGFLIFYGQQLAGPSGAIHAAMIQSLMPIIALLLQWITKNHRPGYYTFLCMFVALLGVMLVISKGNIDLLFGAASHVSTNIFMLCGVTCWVIYTNGGANFKSWSPLRYTTLTCLFGSISLIIIVTALTIANIISVPSLHTVMSVRFELFYMSIVAGVIAVFCWNTGNRYISSINGILFMNLVPVLALIGSMFQGYTVDNIEIAGASLTIIALVCNNLWQRKQHIKIPTSVR
- a CDS encoding GAF domain-containing protein; the encoded protein is MFTKESYAGSREKQYETVIKQLDALLTGELNVVANLSNASALLNQFLDRVNWVGFYVTEGNQLVLGPFQGMPACVRIPFGRGVCGVAAETKTTQLVADVHQFPGHIACDSASNSEIVVPIMKEGNIIGVLDIDSPEKNRFDEVDQYYLEKFVETLLKHI
- the megL gene encoding methionine gamma-lyase; its protein translation is MKKKHMETALIHHGYTSEEHKGSLTPPLFQTSTFTFETAQQGEASFAGVDPSYMYSRLGNPTVKLFEERMAVLEGGEEALAFGSGMAAISATLIGFLKAGDHIICSNGLYGCTYGFLEVLEEKFMITHSFCDMETEADIENKIHPNTKLIFVETPINPTMKLIDLKQVIRVAKRNGLLVIVDNTFCSPYLQRPLELGCDAVVHSATKYIGGHGDVVAGVTICKTKALAEKIRPMRKDIGGIMAPFDAWLLLRGLKTLAVRMDRHCDNAEKIVSFLKNHEAVEGVWYPEGDIASRQMKRGGGVISFSIKGGKEETQAFINDLHFITIAVSLGDTETLIQHPATMTHAAIPAELRKEMGIFDNLIRLSVGLESWEDIVFDLEQALKKISTVSNQ
- a CDS encoding YjdJ family protein, whose translation is MTINQMVQLGSAFMLFITSALMSWYQGSNLIDSPDEWKYSAKFTNYFKGPVSHYDDIYQIDFFIYAAKFYPVAFVVMLISLLYMLILILHILFKRNHEAI
- the rpsD gene encoding 30S ribosomal protein S4 codes for the protein MARYTGPAWKLSRRLGISLSGTGKELEKRPYAPGPHGPNQRKKLSEYGLQLQEKQKLRHMYGMTERQFRRTFDQAGKMPGKHGENFMILLEARLDNLVYRMGLARTRRAARQLVNHGHIMVDGARVDIPSYRVKPNQTISVREKSNSLVVVKEAIEVNNFVPEYLTFDADKLEATYTRHAERSELAAEINEALIVEFYSR
- the refZ gene encoding forespore capture DNA-binding protein RefZ; translated protein: MKQTKQKVIDAAISLFNTKGYDGTSVRDIAKRADVNVANISYYFAGKQGLLEQLITDFLEGYIHVIETSFEQREYLSAKDVMVQMVRGILRYQFDNRELTRFFYRELSLDTTLIREVMTVYFSRERYYIEQIIKQGQMKQEFKKVSFTMFMTQLKGMINMPFLYPQYISEVLHSFPSETFFLEMYTKEIEQWMERTLYKASMYYELPRAVHM